TAGGACGAACATGATTGCACTGTAATCTGTGACCTAGTGCTCTTGTCCCCATCCCCCCTGCCAATCACCGGGAGCAGAATGAACCTGCCGGACAGTGTAGAGCAGATTTACCAATTGTTGTCTGGGATGGAGCTCTTCCATTGTGAGCCCATAAAATGTAGTAGAGTTAGTCActttggcccattcagtctgctctgccatttcatccatttccatgtcagccccaatctcctgattAGTCCCTGTaatcctcatgccctgaataatcaagaaactAGCagcctctgcctcaaatacactcaatgacagcCTCGACATTAgcctctggcaacaaattccactctctggctaaggaaattcctcctcatctctgtttaaagtccctctattctgaggccatggcctctgatcctggactccccctCCATTGGAAACGCCATCTTCATATCCACTCGACCACGGCCTTTCTACatttgagaggtttcaatgagattccttctcattcatctgaattctggtgagtacaggcccagaacattcaaatggtcttcatatgataaccttttcaatcCCAGAGTCATTCTTGTGAATGTCCTCTGAACCTTCAcactctttcttagataagggcctagaattgctcacaatactccaagtgagtcctTACCAgagcctcataaagcctcaacattacatccttggctcttctattctagtcctctagacgctgtatcccatctgccattaaatatccattctcctaatccgtctaagcccttctgtagcctctctgcttgctCAGCACTATCTGCCTCTCCATGTATTTTTGTACTgtccgcaaagccatcaattccatcattctaattactgacatacagcataaaaagaagcggtccaaaAAACTGATTGCTGTAGAACTCtgcaggcaaccagaaaaggctcattttattcccactctgactCCTGCAAATCagctattatctttcctgtaatatcatgggttcttaacttgttaagcagcctcatgtgcggcaccttgtgatATACAAAGGACCAGACAGTGCACTGAGTGTATTACAGATTGGAGTTTCAGTGAGGTGGTCTCTCCTGAGGTACAGGCAGCAGGTAACTGAGTGACTCTGAGGAGAGgtaacaggaacaggccctcagTACAGCAagctcctgtggccattcccctcggcAACACTGAACCTCTTTTTGCTACTGCTGGGGGATGTCCTGTCACTGAGACTGGCTCTGAAGCTTACTGGGTGAGGGCTGTCAGCCAGTGTGATCGTTCTGAGTAAATTGATAGATGAGATGTTGGAGGTCAGTGAGAGATTCTGGATGGTGTGTTGCTTCCCTggcgccagggtcagggacgtctcagagCAGATACAGAACCGGGGGGTCAGTGTTCATTGAGCTGGAGGTGGTGGTTGATGTCAGTTTCTAACAGACaggcagaagagggaaggggtgccACACAGTGAATATAGAGAGTTAGGGAAGAAGTTAAAGAGCGGGACCTGAAGGGTTGTAATCTCCAGGTAAATCCCAGTGCCGTGTGGTCGTGGTGTTAGGGACAGAAAGTTagggcagatgaatgtgtggctgaggagctggtgcaggggcaggtttcaggattctggatcattggaacctcttctggtgacctgtacaagagggatggtttgcaccttcACTGGAGGGGGGTCAGTATCATGAGGTTCATTGCTGCTCCCTGGGAGGGCTGAAACGAGATTGACAGGGGGATGTGAACCGGAACACCAGTCACTGAATGGAGAGATTGAAGCTGAGTTTGATGTCATGCACAGTAATGCTGTAAGGATGGATTTTGAGGCAAATCCACATCTGACTTGGAGTTTTTTTAAAGACCAGCTGCACAGTGTTTCAGGGCCAGTTTGTTCCAGTGAGAGGGAGGGTCAAGGTCagcaaggtacaggaaccttggaTGATGTGAGAGGAAATTAATTTAGTCAAGGAGGAGGAAAAAGCATttgtaaggtttaggaagctgaaatcaaacagggtgaggtgtccaacaaggtcccacatggtaggCTCATCAAGGAGTTTAGGATGGGTCCACAGTGATGTGGCCTATTGTCTTTCCCATGGAAGGGAGTGGTTAGTGGTGCATGGGTCCTGTTCTGGGTGGAGGTCTGTGATGAGTCGTGATCCAGAGATGTTTGTACTGGGACCTCGGTTACTCGTGATATAAATGATGTGGATAAAAATGTGGTAATGTAGGTTTACAGATGGCACACAGATTTGTGAACACTGTGCATTGCACAGAAGAGTTCCAAAtgatacagcaggatattgaaCAGTTGCTGATATGGTAGGAACATTAACAGTATTGACAAAGAGAAGGATGATGGGGTCCAAGCATACAGTCTCACTGAAACTGCGAGCACAGGTTGACAGGGAGGTGAAGTCATgtatggcatgtttgcctttctcaggcaaggcattgagttcaagcacCAGGACATTATGTTACAGGTTTCTAAaagctggtgaggccacattgagagtacagtgctcagttctggtcacctcattattggaagCGTGTGGAGGTTGTGGAGCAGGTGCAGaggtggtttaccaggatgtctGGTCTGGAGGTGGTGTTcggtgaggagaggctgtacatGCTGGAGCTTTTTCCACTAGTGGCGTCAGCTCAGGAGAGAGTTGATAGAAATTTATAGATTTTTGCAGGTCATTGGTGGTGTAGATAGCTAGCAATATTTTTCACAGACGTGAATTCCCTTCTACTAGTTGACATGTATTTAATGTCGGAGGAGGGAAGTGAAGAAAACAGAGTAGTGGAGATtttgaatgcactgccaggggtggtggcagaggcagagaaCACAGGAGTATTTAAGGAAATCTCAGACAGGAACAGGAATATGTAGAGAAGGGCCAAAGTGCCACCcctgtactgtcctgtgtttATGAACAGCAGATGGCCCCAGGCATGGATTCATGCACGAGGCTGGGGTATTATATCGCAAACAATAAATGGTTTTGCGAGGGGCAACAAATGCTACAAATACCTGTCACATTTCACAGTACAAATGCTACAGGTATGATGgagtggagggaagagaggaggaaGAGATGTGCTTGATCAGAGAGAACATCTCAGTGGTACTTGGAGATTGTCCCAATAATATTGAAGTAAGGAAgggatagcaaacaccagagggcatatggaCAAAgtcaagggagggaagtttagggcaGACATTAGGGGAGGGgtagttctttttttttttaaagagggttgtgggtgcctggaatgacttgccagggacggtggtggaggcgaaaacattaggggtaatttaagagcctcttggacaggcacatggatgaaagaaatacaGAGGGTTACGGAGTAGTGTGTGTTTAGTACATTTTTTTAAAGGAAtctaagggtcggcacaacatcgagggctgaaaggcctgtactgtgctgaggaTGTATTGATGGGATTGTATTATTGGCCATCAAATATCAGGAGTCAACAAGGTTGTAATAGAGGGACATTTCAACTTCTCTCACGCTGACTGGGACAGCCGTAATGCCAAGGGTTTGGTGGATCAGAATTTATTCAATGTGCCCAGGAGATTCTTCTCAATCAGTATTTCGAAGTTCCTACCAGAGACAGGGCAACACTGAACCTCTTTGTGGGAAATCAGACTCGACAAGTGACGGATCCTTCGGTGCTGGAGACCTCGAtccacccaccccttccctggcACAAACCAAAGTCGGTTCTCAGAGCGACCCACCGCCTGACAGAGGGAGCCTCTCGGGAAATCTGACCAAATTCTctagcaaaatattcatttatatTTCAGAGACCTGGGTGGACGAGATTTCCAGTAAATACTGTCAGTTCCACAGGGTAAATGCACTTTTGTAGATAAATGTAAATATTATTGTTCTGTGAGGCGGTGGGAATTCTCATGAGGCAACGAACAGGGGATTTTCCCGCCTGCTGCACACCGGAACGGTCCCGGGTCAACCCGCAATGTCAAACCCAGACAACGCGGATTTAGGTCATGAAGAGCGGAGTCGTACAATGATCGGATATTAAATTCTCTGTCCGGGGGCTGACTCTGGAAATTAATTTCACGACCCTAGGCCGAGTGAACCCGCTGACTCTCCGCAAGGGGAGAGCTGCATTGCGCCGGCAGAGAGGGGAAATGAGTCAGGGCCGAAGTGGACCGATTTCTGTGCAGATAGATATCGGTTTACTTCGCGGAAGAAACGTGACGGACATTGAACTGTCGTGACTGTGACAGATACAGAGTCCAGTTACTCTGAACGGAAATCACCCGCTGCTCAGCCCTTCCACAGACACTGTGAGTGGCTCTGAAAAGAGCCTTTGGGTAAATAGGTTCAGCTTACGTCGCTTCACTTACTGGCACCGCCGGTTTTCTTGGGCAACAGCACGGCCTGGATATTGGGTAACACACCGCCCTGAGCGATAGTCACCCCTCCCAGCAGCTTGTTCAGCTCCTCGTCGTTGCGGACGGCCAGCTGCAGGTGTCGGGGGATGATGCGGGTTTTCTTATTGTCCCGGGCCGCGTTGCCGGCCAATTCGAGGATTTCGGCTGTCAGATactcgagcacagcagccagaTAAACCGGGGCTCCGGCACCCACCCGCTCAGCATAGTTGCCCTTTCTTAGGAGTCTGTGAACCCGGCCGACCGGGAACTGCAGTCCAGCCCGGGACGAGCGAGATTTGGCCTTGGACCGAACTTTGCCAGCGGTGCCTTTTCCACGTCCAGACATTTCCACAATCACAACAACCGCTCCAAAGAGAATGAAAGAATGATCGCCCCGCCCCATCTCGCCTTTTTTATACCTTCTTTGAGAAAGCAAACTAATGTTTGTGATTGGTGTAAATTTACTTATTCTCATTGGTGAAGAGAAACGTCCCAATCGAAGAGCTGCCTTAATCACCAATCAGCAGTCCGTAAAGATAGAAGCGCGGAAAGTAACCGTCTCCTCCCCAAAGTTCATTGAAATTTCGAAAACGCCCGCCAAAAAAATAAATCTCTTGTTCAAATTTAATCAGAAATTAAATAATTGCTGATCTGTTTGACGATTGAGTGTTCATACTTCCCCGTTACTGAAACCGGGCACATTTAATGCAAGTGTAGTTGATATTGAAATGTCTGGGAACTCAATTCTCTAATTTCTTTCAACCCGTAACGGAACCGAGTAAAACTGAATCTCAGCTTCTGCCCGGTGCCGGTCATTGTGTAAACGTTATCAGGTTATGGACAAACGGCtcttctcaaactgtgaccagtGGCTAGTCTGCAATTTAAAAATGTTCTATGAAACAATCATGAACTCGTTCAGGCCTCGCATTGAAATAATATTCAGAGAAGTTACCCAACTGTAACTAACAAACTCCTGAACCCACAGCTAAAACAGCAAAGGCAGCAATCCTCCGCTCGACATGTATACCGGTGGGGACGGACTGATGAGGATGTGGAGGTAACAAGTCCGTGTCAGTGCAGTGGGAGGAATGTAAAACACCGGGATTATACGGAGATGAACCGGATACTCCAACCCTACCATAGCTCTTGTAAAAGACACCAGACATAAAATGTGTGCAATTTAGTGTCTAAATTTTAGTACAACCCTCTTAGTGAAATTgtgagtggctcttaaaagagccgtTTTGTTTTCGATCATCGCACTGGAGCTGGTGTACTTGGTCACCGCCTTTGTCCCTTCGGACACGGCGTGCTTGGCCAGCTCCCTGGGCAGCAGCAGGCGCACGGCGGTCTGGATCTCCCGTGAGGTGATGGTTGACCGCTTGTTGTACTGGGCCAGGCGGGAAGCCTCGCCCCCGATTCTCTCGAAGATATCGTTGACGAACGAGTTCATGATGCTCATCGCCTTGGAGGAGATGCCAGTATCGGGGTGAACCTGCTTCATCACTTTGTAGATGTAGATGGAGTAACTCTCCTTCCTCAGCCTCTTGCGCTTCTTCCCTGCCTTGCCTGCTGGTTTGGACAAAACTTTCTTGGTGCCCTTCTTCGGAGCGGATTTCGCAGGTTTCAGACCCTGAAGAAGCAGAACTGACTCGGAGCACGAATTAAATAGGCAGCGCCCGGAACAGTATGCTAATGAGGGATGGGATGCCTTGGATTCCCAATGGCTATTTGAAGATTCTATTCATACAGTAAAGTCATTTGATTGGCTCTCCGAAGGCACACGTACAACCAATCAGAACTATCTCTCTGGACTGCCCCGTGTTCGCTTGGGTAAAACTGCGGACTGGGAACTGGCGCTGATCTGGTGAGTTGCCGCTGCCGGTTCATTCCTCAGGAAGGAAATCTAACATACAAAAtggaccataaggcacaggagcagtaTTCGGCATTTGGCTCATTGGGTTTGCTAGAAAAGCAGAAGGAATGAGAGAAACACACACTCGATAATATAAAACGTATATTCAATGAAGCAGGGCAGCAGGAGATCGCAGGTCCAATTGTCATCATGAGACCCATTTCTGTGtgaggttgaaagtcgtttcttGTCATTTGCAACTTGCTTGCAGCAGATTCATAGACACACAGTTTCAGAGACAAACCATTCACAAAATAAAAACATACTCTACAGAATTACAAACAGCTAACAGAATTTGAACAAGAGTCCATTGCAGTGTAAAGTGGTCAAAGTGGTGCTGTACTGAGAAGGTGATGAGGGTTGTCCAGGTTTGTTAAACAACAGAAtgtctgtacccgtcagtctctggtacagtgtgagagtgtggcgtTCATTCTGCACCCgtcggtctctggtacagtgtgagagtgtggggttcattctgtccctgtcagtctctggtacagtgtgagtgtgtggggttcagtctgtacctgtcagtctctggtacagtgtgagagcgtggggttcagtctgtacctgtcagtctctggtacagtgtgagagttggACTTCGCAATGTATCTTCCAATCTCTCATGCAGTCTAAATTTATAACGTTCTTAGAGACTCATTCTTACAATTGAACTCTTTGATTAAATCAAGTTTGCTTTTTAAATAAAATCATACAATGCGATGAGGCTGCACAGCTTGGAAGAACAAtattttctgtctgggtaactttcgaactgatagcatgaacattaaattttcaaacttctggtaatgctcccccccccctcaccaaTTCTCATCCCCTTTTCTTCTCTcatcttgcccacccatcacctctctcttgtgctcctcccctcttttcttccatggccttttctctctttcaccaatcaacttcccagctctttacttcattcctccccttTCAGGGTTCACCGATCACCTTGTTTTCTCTCatccctacccccaccttttaaatctactcctcgtcTTTTCAtctccagtcttgccgaagggttttggacggaaacattgactgtatttttttgttctacacgtgctccctggcctgctcagttcttttgtctgtgttgattggatttgcagcaactgcagattttctcctgtttgtgccaCAATGCTGTACATCAGTGTATCAGCGATGATGTGTCTGGTTACATTGTACTAATCTGAATGGACTGTGGAGCAGAGCCTCCAGAGCAACAAGTCCAGACTATTGAATCCAACTCTGGTCTTGTGATAAATATGTAACTTTCCTCGAGTCTCTGCAtggcgcgggggggggggggggcgggggttgaATGGTGTGTAGCGTGTAGCAACATTCAGGCTGATGGAATTGAGAATGATTTTGACTGTAGATACGTAACCCATGTGTCCACTGTGATCAGTGATGGGACCTCTGTCTGATCAGATTAAAACACACATGGGCTGATCAgatcgctgatgacacaaatgtgggTGCAGttgtgggtggtgaggaaggttgtcaaacaGACAGAACTGGATGTAGATCAATTGGAATCATGGATGAAGAAATGGGGGTcagagtttaatctggacaagtgtgaggaGTTTACAGGtccaatgttggaggaaactTCACAGTAAATGGCAACACCCTTGGAAGCACTGATATATCTTGATGTGTTTGTCCATAACATCCTGCAAGTGAAATTGAAAGGAAATAAACTGCTATAAAGATCAGAGTGAGAGGACTTGGGGGGAAGGGGGTGTCTGTGTAGGGTAATGAAATGGGTGGAAACACGCAGAATtaacaaccaccaacattgagctGTGTTTCTCTTTAAGAGGCTGGACAGATGTTATGATGTAAttaagtgatttttttaaaaccgTGCTTTGTTTCTGTGTTTGGAGAACAATAAATGAGTCATTATAGTTgtccttaaacataaaatgcctcatgccattttatttgcaaaaacccaCAATAACATACTGGGTACCAGTAGCATTCACACCACAAGAATACCGCAGTGTCAACCTGCACCCAGAAAGCCTGATCACATTCTCTTCAGCTTCAATGGCATTGCTGACTCTGAGTTCACCATGGTCGAATGCCAGCAGGGTCATAATCAGCAGAAACTCTCACAACGCAGCTCTGTTTGTATTATGTGCTTTCGTAGGTCTGTGGGAGATACCCAGAATGTGAAACTATACCAATGGAGAGAGACACACTGACCCAAGTCACAGCTTGATGGGCAGAGAGGAAAACAGAGAATTTGATGTTGTGTCCTGATGCCTGAACTATGCCCAGTTAcaaatgttgttcctccaaactgtgttcagcctcactgtaacagtgtgacatGAGACATCAACATGAAAACTAAAATAATCTCAGCTGAGGTGTATTCTCTTTCACCTGTTGATCTTCTTTGCAAACATTTTACAGGGCAGAAAAGACAGAATTTCTGTCTgagaatctcgaacacaacagtGTGTCGGTTCTCATGTGTTTGTCAGTTCCCCAACATTTGAATGCTACCAACCATTGAATGTGAAGGATGAGATGGTTGAGAAGACAGCACACCAGTCTTTGCAAGGAGAACCCCAATATGTGGACATGTCCTTGATCTGACCTGATAAATGGCCAGTGTTGATACTGGTGAGCTGACATTCACCGCAAGGGATTCATCAGGCCATTGCACCCGCAgatacaccagcaagttcacacgggaagaggccattcacctgctccgtgtgtgggacgggattcattcagtcacatgagctattacaacaccagccagttcacatgggaagaggccattcacctgctctgtgcATGGGACGGGATTGATTCGGTCACATGACCTCTTacaacaccagcaagttcacac
The sequence above is a segment of the Mobula birostris isolate sMobBir1 chromosome 28, sMobBir1.hap1, whole genome shotgun sequence genome. Coding sequences within it:
- the LOC140189177 gene encoding histone H2B 1/2-like, which encodes MNRQRQLTRSAPVPSPQFYPSEHGAVQRDSSDWLYGLKPAKSAPKKGTKKVLSKPAGKAGKKRKRLRKESYSIYIYKVMKQVHPDTGISSKAMSIMNSFVNDIFERIGGEASRLAQYNKRSTITSREIQTAVRLLLPRELAKHAVSEGTKAVTKYTSSSAMIENKTALLRATHNFTKRVVLKFRH